A region from the Nocardioides coralli genome encodes:
- a CDS encoding ABC transporter permease → MSASPEAELPPLTPASHHNGLLEVFRRHYLLRLLVHSTVQSRYQGTFLGWAWSYLQPAVRFCMYYFIFQVFIGRGGEPGSARYVENFAVHLVAGMIAVHFFTETFNGGTRSLVSNRSLIVKLAMPRELFPVATMLVALWHTIPMIVIISGISLLLGWVPDPTGIAAGLLGFGILIALGLALALVFSVANVFFRDFSKVVQTLTQFTTFSVPMIYPFTFVEIRFGEFAQYYLLNPLAEAVLLVQRCFWTGTTEDPAATAARHLPDDLFQRGGVMLGISVALLVVAQIVFTRLERRIPERL, encoded by the coding sequence ATGAGCGCTAGTCCGGAGGCGGAGCTGCCGCCGCTGACCCCGGCGAGCCACCACAACGGGCTGCTGGAGGTCTTCCGGCGGCACTACCTGCTGCGCCTGCTGGTCCACAGCACCGTGCAGTCGCGCTACCAGGGCACCTTCCTGGGGTGGGCGTGGAGCTACCTCCAGCCCGCGGTGCGCTTCTGCATGTACTACTTCATCTTCCAGGTCTTCATCGGACGTGGCGGCGAACCCGGCAGCGCGCGGTACGTCGAGAACTTCGCCGTCCACCTCGTGGCCGGGATGATCGCGGTCCACTTCTTCACCGAGACCTTCAACGGGGGCACCCGTTCGCTGGTGAGCAACCGCTCGCTCATCGTGAAGCTGGCGATGCCGCGGGAGCTGTTCCCCGTGGCGACGATGCTCGTGGCGCTGTGGCACACCATCCCCATGATCGTGATCATCTCCGGCATCAGCCTGCTGCTCGGCTGGGTGCCCGACCCCACCGGAATCGCCGCGGGCCTGCTCGGCTTCGGGATCCTGATCGCGCTCGGTCTCGCCCTCGCCCTGGTGTTCAGCGTCGCCAACGTGTTCTTCCGGGACTTCAGCAAGGTGGTCCAGACGCTGACGCAGTTCACCACGTTCAGCGTGCCGATGATCTACCCCTTCACGTTCGTGGAGATCCGGTTCGGCGAGTTCGCTCAGTACTACCTGCTGAACCCGCTGGCCGAGGCCGTGCTGCTGGTGCAGCGCTGCTTCTGGACCGGTACCACCGAGGACCCGGCGGCCACGGCCGCGCGGCATCTCCCCGACGACCTGTTCCAGCGCGGCGGCGTGATGCTGGGCATCTCCGTGGCGCTGCTGGTGGTCGCCCAGATCGTCTTCACCCGGCTGGAGCGCCGGATCCCGGAGCGGCTCTGA
- a CDS encoding glycosyltransferase codes for MTVTHTQTTGDAAAAAPGTARVLLQRQIMPADRDTDVIRLYIDPDPAVLDADKYEVGHNKTAQELNAVAMRQAVGTGTQVHPDQIVSRTAYRLKLGDKLSFGTYFNAFPASYWRRWTIVKDVRLTIRLTGRGATVTVYKSMANGRSQRVDSATNEGKKGEYSFDLPLKPFVDGGWYWYDVVAADEEVVVESAEWTAEVPEDRAGHGTVTIGITTMNRQDFCAKLLTQLGESDRLGDYLDEVLVMEQGKEKVVDSEYFPEAEKALGERLRIIEQGNIGGSGGFARAQYEGLRAGRSTYVMMLDDDVECETEGIVRAITFGDLCRKTTIVGGHMFSLFAKASLHSFGERVSPYSFWWGSAPGVFNNWDLGNRNLRSSRWLHARVDVDYNGWFMCLIPREVLADIGLSLPLFIKWDDSEYGLRAKDAGYPTVSLPGAAVWHVPWTDKNDALDWQSYFHHRNRFIAALLHSPYPRGGRLVRESLNHQIKHLVSMQYSTVALRHKALEDVLAGPEGLHELLPTTLPAIKELVKGYDDATLVADPAEFPEVKRHKLPRKGKEASPVISGKQATLQALLQPLRQLRRPRDLAQVHPESEIMAQDAKWHKIARYDSAIVSMPDGTSAAFYRRDRERFLDGLRRTVAIHRRLATEWDELAARYRAALPQITSPEAWEETFRPWLDGGVDER; via the coding sequence ATGACCGTCACCCACACCCAGACCACCGGCGACGCCGCGGCCGCCGCTCCGGGCACCGCGCGCGTGCTGCTGCAGCGCCAGATCATGCCGGCAGACCGCGACACCGACGTGATCCGGCTCTACATCGACCCGGACCCCGCCGTCCTCGACGCCGACAAGTACGAGGTCGGCCACAACAAGACCGCCCAGGAGCTCAACGCCGTCGCGATGCGCCAGGCGGTCGGCACCGGCACCCAGGTCCACCCCGACCAGATCGTCTCCCGCACCGCCTACCGGCTCAAGCTGGGCGACAAGCTCTCCTTCGGCACCTACTTCAACGCCTTCCCGGCCTCCTACTGGCGGCGCTGGACCATCGTCAAGGACGTGCGCCTGACCATCCGCCTCACCGGCAGGGGCGCCACCGTCACCGTCTACAAGTCGATGGCCAACGGTCGTTCCCAGCGGGTCGACTCGGCCACCAACGAGGGCAAGAAGGGGGAGTACTCCTTCGACCTGCCACTCAAGCCCTTCGTCGACGGCGGCTGGTACTGGTACGACGTCGTCGCCGCCGACGAGGAGGTGGTGGTCGAGTCCGCCGAGTGGACCGCCGAGGTGCCCGAGGACCGGGCCGGCCACGGCACGGTCACCATCGGCATCACGACGATGAACCGGCAGGACTTCTGCGCCAAGCTGCTCACCCAGCTCGGCGAGTCCGACCGGCTCGGCGACTACCTCGACGAGGTCCTGGTCATGGAGCAGGGCAAGGAGAAGGTGGTCGACTCCGAGTACTTCCCGGAGGCCGAGAAGGCGCTGGGGGAGCGCCTGCGCATCATCGAGCAGGGCAACATCGGCGGCTCCGGCGGCTTCGCACGGGCGCAGTACGAGGGCCTGCGGGCCGGCCGCTCGACGTACGTGATGATGCTCGACGACGACGTGGAGTGCGAGACCGAGGGCATCGTCCGCGCGATCACGTTCGGCGACCTCTGCCGCAAGACGACGATCGTCGGCGGGCACATGTTCAGCCTGTTCGCCAAGGCCTCGCTGCACAGCTTCGGTGAGCGGGTGTCCCCCTACTCGTTCTGGTGGGGCTCGGCGCCCGGGGTGTTCAACAACTGGGACCTCGGCAACCGCAACCTCCGCTCCAGCCGGTGGCTGCACGCCCGCGTCGACGTGGACTACAACGGCTGGTTCATGTGCCTGATCCCGCGCGAGGTGCTCGCCGACATCGGCCTCTCGCTGCCCCTCTTCATCAAGTGGGACGACTCCGAGTACGGACTGCGGGCCAAGGACGCCGGCTACCCGACGGTGTCCCTGCCGGGCGCGGCGGTCTGGCACGTGCCGTGGACGGACAAGAACGACGCCCTGGACTGGCAGTCCTACTTCCACCACCGCAACCGGTTCATCGCAGCGCTGCTGCACTCGCCCTACCCGCGCGGCGGGCGGCTGGTCCGCGAGAGCCTCAACCACCAGATCAAGCACCTGGTGTCCATGCAGTACTCCACCGTCGCGCTGCGCCACAAGGCGCTCGAGGACGTGCTCGCCGGTCCCGAGGGGCTGCACGAGCTGCTCCCCACGACCCTGCCGGCGATCAAGGAGCTTGTGAAGGGCTACGACGACGCCACCCTCGTGGCCGACCCGGCCGAGTTCCCCGAGGTGAAGCGGCACAAGCTGCCCCGCAAGGGCAAGGAGGCCTCGCCGGTGATCTCCGGCAAGCAGGCCACGCTGCAGGCCCTGCTGCAGCCGCTGCGCCAGCTGCGCCGGCCGCGCGACCTCGCGCAGGTCCACCCGGAGTCCGAGATCATGGCCCAGGACGCCAAGTGGCACAAGATCGCCCGCTACGACTCGGCGATCGTCTCGATGCCCGACGGTACGTCGGCGGCGTTCTACCGGCGCGACCGCGAGCGCTTCCTGGACGGGCTGCGGCGTACGGTCGCGATCCACCGGCGGCTGGCGACCGAGTGGGACGAGCTGGCCGCGCGCTACCGGGCCGCCCTGCCCCAGATCACCTCGCCCGAGGCGTGGGAGGAGACCTTCCGGCCCTGGCTCGACGGTGGTGTGGATGAGCGCTAG
- the cofE gene encoding coenzyme F420-0:L-glutamate ligase translates to MTELHLVAPEGVGEVGPGDDLAEALTALVELHDGDVVLVTSKVVSKAEGRVVPGTRDDALAGETARVVARRGATRIVRTHHGLTLAAAGIDASNVEPGRVVLLPVDPDASARRLRDRLAQLTGRNVGVVVTDTAGRAWRTGQTDLAVGAAGVHVLDDHAGRRDGYGNDLAVTAPAVADELAAAAELVQGKLGRRPFAVVRGRPDLVLPPGDHGPGAAALIRPEDADMFGLGSREAVVRALAGDPSTRVGFGAVAASDEVAEAVVAVTGVPPQAAGSGLLAEGAWEALCVLAFAHGWHAVRADPPATARLLPGTP, encoded by the coding sequence GTGACGGAGCTGCACCTCGTGGCCCCCGAGGGCGTGGGCGAGGTCGGCCCCGGGGACGACCTCGCCGAGGCGCTCACCGCCCTCGTGGAGCTCCACGACGGCGACGTCGTGCTCGTGACCAGCAAGGTCGTGAGCAAGGCGGAGGGACGCGTCGTGCCGGGCACCCGCGACGACGCGCTCGCGGGCGAGACGGCGCGGGTCGTCGCCCGCCGCGGCGCGACGCGCATCGTGCGGACCCACCACGGCCTCACCCTCGCGGCAGCCGGGATCGACGCGTCCAACGTCGAGCCGGGTCGGGTCGTGCTGCTCCCCGTCGACCCCGACGCCTCCGCCCGCCGCCTCCGTGACCGGCTCGCCCAGCTCACCGGCCGCAACGTGGGTGTGGTCGTCACGGACACCGCCGGCCGCGCCTGGCGCACGGGACAGACCGACCTGGCCGTCGGTGCCGCCGGCGTCCACGTTCTCGACGACCACGCGGGCCGTCGCGACGGCTACGGCAACGACCTGGCGGTGACGGCCCCCGCCGTCGCCGACGAGCTGGCGGCGGCCGCGGAGCTGGTCCAGGGGAAGCTCGGCCGCCGGCCGTTCGCCGTGGTGCGGGGGCGGCCCGACCTGGTGCTCCCTCCCGGCGACCACGGACCCGGCGCCGCGGCACTCATCCGCCCGGAGGACGCCGACATGTTCGGCCTCGGCAGCCGGGAGGCGGTCGTCCGTGCCCTGGCCGGTGACCCCTCGACCCGGGTGGGTTTCGGTGCCGTCGCCGCCAGCGACGAGGTGGCGGAGGCGGTCGTGGCCGTCACCGGCGTACCCCCGCAGGCGGCAGGCTCCGGGCTCCTCGCCGAGGGGGCGTGGGAGGCGCTGTGCGTGCTCGCCTTCGCCCACGGCTGGCACGCCGTGCGCGCCGACCCGCCCGCCACGGCACGGTTGCTGCCGGGCACTCCGTAG
- a CDS encoding FG-GAP-like repeat-containing protein: MRRSQSQFVTSCQQLLALGAVLAVLTPAASVVSLDVVRQAPQPVPGAAGGGRPAEFSAYTRAAQTPSRVSTAPVDAEVTDHQLTPDPGVRGRVTTRARTTLGGRVVTSEAEPVDGFGGVGVTWDPTAEVDEDLIAVSVRTRTGDTWSEWTGLEYHAEHGPDPDSPEGLGVRPGTDVTFVGEVDEVQVRATAPEGAPAGLRLSVVTPGEEVGTAQELPELGPGADAAATTQAEGTEDGEVALELAARSTSAPRPTIFSRKQWGADERLRDGRPSYGTVKAGFVHHTVNANDYSRSDVPGMLRSIYAYHTQSRGWSDIGYNFLVDKFGRIWEGRAGGVKRPVIGAHTLGYNHESFAMSAIGNFDTAEPTAAMLQAYGALFAWKLGLHGVDPRDSNQVVAGDRFRAINGHRDAGSTACPGRYLYAELPTIRRHAANAGEVPTEPEPPQEPETPEIQLDQVDSDLVGTRYPDLVVRRASDGRGLIVPTGGLTWFTKPRVLAEGWGTRTTLAVPDMTGDGRPDLVTRDAAGAVEVRALKPSGPAAGVHRRMRRFEGAQLLALAGRVNGDRRPDFVARHRGRLVSFLSNRKGGYRRVTTTTGLRGATQVVGAGDVTGDGRPDLWMTDRKGRLHLHRNTGDGRFRARERVAGSWGDYDWYAGGVDYTADGVPDLVARGSDGLFLLPGRGDGTLGRATGPVRGGVLSMVSGAGQLVGDEAPDLVAVTGNGALVVLPNRGTFDLGKPVDTGRSFSRGELLLNAGDFTGDGHGDVILRRGNGSLWLYTGNGTGRLGKPVRIGGKYFGRLVELRVTADVTGDGEHDLVGLERDGSWTLWQGRGAELVTAGTTVRATERHPLEKSATYDWMLPISDLAGRGVADVVARDRDGLLYRLDGRRRSFGTPRYLGEGAAYDLGG; the protein is encoded by the coding sequence ATGCGTCGGAGTCAGTCCCAGTTCGTCACCTCCTGCCAGCAGCTGCTGGCCCTGGGAGCGGTGCTCGCCGTGCTCACGCCGGCCGCCTCCGTCGTCAGCCTCGACGTCGTGCGCCAGGCGCCGCAGCCGGTCCCCGGGGCGGCCGGTGGTGGACGCCCCGCCGAGTTCTCGGCGTACACACGCGCAGCCCAGACGCCCTCGCGGGTGTCGACGGCACCGGTCGACGCCGAGGTCACCGACCACCAGCTCACCCCCGACCCCGGGGTGCGCGGTCGGGTGACCACGCGGGCGCGCACCACCCTGGGCGGCCGGGTGGTGACCAGCGAGGCCGAGCCGGTCGACGGCTTCGGGGGCGTGGGCGTCACGTGGGACCCGACCGCGGAGGTGGACGAGGACCTGATCGCGGTCTCCGTGCGAACCCGGACGGGGGACACCTGGTCGGAGTGGACGGGCCTCGAGTACCACGCCGAGCACGGGCCGGACCCCGACAGCCCCGAGGGGCTCGGCGTCCGCCCGGGGACGGACGTGACCTTCGTCGGCGAGGTGGACGAGGTCCAGGTCCGCGCCACCGCCCCCGAGGGCGCCCCCGCCGGACTGCGACTGTCCGTCGTGACGCCCGGCGAGGAGGTGGGCACCGCCCAGGAGCTGCCGGAGCTGGGACCGGGTGCCGACGCCGCTGCGACGACGCAGGCTGAGGGCACCGAGGACGGCGAGGTCGCGCTCGAGCTCGCGGCACGGTCCACCAGCGCCCCGCGGCCGACGATCTTCTCCCGCAAGCAGTGGGGCGCCGACGAGCGGCTCCGGGACGGCCGGCCGAGCTACGGGACCGTCAAGGCCGGCTTCGTCCACCACACGGTCAACGCCAACGACTACAGCCGCTCGGACGTCCCGGGGATGCTCCGGAGCATCTACGCCTACCACACGCAGTCCCGCGGCTGGAGCGACATCGGCTACAACTTCCTCGTCGACAAGTTCGGCCGGATCTGGGAGGGCCGGGCCGGTGGCGTCAAGCGCCCCGTCATCGGCGCCCACACCCTCGGCTACAACCACGAGTCCTTCGCCATGTCGGCGATCGGGAACTTCGACACCGCCGAGCCCACAGCCGCGATGCTGCAGGCCTACGGCGCCCTCTTCGCCTGGAAGCTCGGCCTGCACGGGGTCGACCCGCGCGACTCGAACCAGGTCGTGGCGGGTGACCGGTTCCGGGCGATCAATGGGCACCGTGACGCCGGCTCGACGGCGTGCCCCGGGCGCTACCTGTACGCCGAGCTGCCCACGATCCGCCGCCACGCCGCCAACGCCGGCGAGGTCCCCACGGAGCCCGAGCCGCCCCAGGAGCCGGAGACGCCGGAGATCCAGCTGGACCAGGTCGACTCCGACCTGGTCGGCACCCGCTACCCGGACCTGGTCGTGCGCCGGGCGTCCGACGGCCGCGGGTTGATCGTGCCCACCGGCGGCCTCACCTGGTTCACGAAGCCCCGGGTCCTCGCCGAGGGTTGGGGCACGCGCACCACCCTCGCGGTGCCCGACATGACCGGTGACGGCCGGCCGGACCTGGTCACGCGTGATGCCGCCGGGGCCGTGGAGGTCCGTGCGCTGAAGCCCTCGGGCCCGGCCGCCGGTGTCCACCGACGGATGCGACGCTTCGAGGGGGCGCAGCTGCTGGCCCTGGCGGGCCGGGTCAACGGGGACCGACGCCCCGACTTCGTGGCGCGCCACCGGGGGCGACTGGTCTCCTTCCTGAGCAACCGCAAGGGCGGCTACCGCCGCGTGACGACCACGACCGGTCTGCGTGGCGCCACCCAGGTGGTGGGTGCCGGTGACGTCACCGGCGACGGCCGTCCCGACCTCTGGATGACCGACCGCAAGGGCCGGCTCCACCTCCACCGCAACACCGGCGACGGCCGCTTCCGCGCCCGCGAGCGGGTGGCCGGCAGCTGGGGTGACTACGACTGGTACGCCGGCGGCGTCGACTACACCGCCGACGGCGTGCCCGACCTGGTCGCCCGCGGCTCCGACGGCCTGTTCCTGCTGCCGGGGCGGGGTGACGGCACCCTCGGGCGTGCCACCGGCCCGGTCCGCGGCGGTGTGCTCTCGATGGTCAGTGGAGCCGGGCAGCTGGTCGGCGACGAGGCCCCGGACCTCGTGGCGGTCACCGGCAACGGCGCGCTCGTCGTCCTGCCCAACCGCGGCACGTTCGACCTGGGCAAGCCGGTCGACACCGGTCGGTCCTTCTCGCGCGGCGAGCTGCTCCTCAACGCGGGTGACTTCACCGGCGACGGGCACGGTGACGTCATCCTGCGCCGCGGCAACGGCTCGCTGTGGCTCTACACCGGCAACGGCACCGGTCGGCTCGGGAAGCCGGTCCGGATCGGTGGCAAGTACTTCGGGCGGCTGGTCGAGCTCCGCGTGACCGCCGACGTCACCGGGGACGGTGAGCACGACCTCGTGGGGCTCGAGCGGGACGGTTCCTGGACCCTGTGGCAGGGCCGGGGCGCCGAGCTCGTCACCGCCGGCACCACCGTCCGGGCGACCGAGCGGCACCCGCTCGAGAAGAGCGCCACCTACGACTGGATGCTGCCGATCAGCGACCTGGCGGGTCGCGGTGTCGCCGACGTGGTCGCCCGCGACCGCGACGGCCTGCTCTACCGGCTCGACGGGCGGCGGCGCAGCTTCGGTACGCCGCGCTACCTCGGCGAGGGAGCGGCCTACGACCTCGGGGGATAG
- a CDS encoding ABC transporter ATP-binding protein — MTTMIEVDGATKSFTMQYHRSLKQIVMARARGMKTHDRFNAVDDVSFTVQEGESIGVMGLNGSGKSTLLKLISGVMRPDGGTVRTRGRVAGLIATGAGFQAQLSGRDNLWLNAAILGMSEAETKRKLDEIIDFADLGKFLDTPVAYYSSGMKARLGFAVAINVDADVFIADEALAVGDQPFKRKCKKRMREIRKQGTTIFFVSHSAGAVRNLCDRVLVMEQGKLGFDGAVDEGIHYLHYDEQDDDDEDDDI; from the coding sequence ATGACCACCATGATCGAGGTGGACGGTGCCACCAAGTCGTTCACGATGCAGTACCACCGCTCCCTGAAGCAGATCGTGATGGCCCGGGCGCGCGGCATGAAGACGCACGACCGGTTCAACGCCGTCGACGACGTGAGCTTCACCGTCCAGGAGGGCGAGTCGATCGGGGTGATGGGCCTCAACGGGTCCGGCAAGTCGACGCTGCTCAAGCTCATCAGCGGGGTGATGCGCCCCGACGGTGGCACCGTGCGGACTCGTGGTCGCGTGGCGGGACTGATCGCCACCGGTGCCGGGTTCCAGGCCCAGCTCAGTGGTCGCGACAACCTCTGGCTCAACGCCGCCATCCTCGGCATGAGCGAAGCGGAGACCAAGCGCAAGCTCGACGAGATCATCGACTTCGCCGACCTCGGCAAGTTCCTCGACACCCCGGTCGCCTACTACAGCTCGGGCATGAAGGCGCGGCTGGGCTTCGCCGTCGCGATCAACGTCGACGCCGACGTGTTCATCGCCGACGAGGCCCTGGCCGTGGGCGACCAGCCCTTCAAGCGCAAGTGCAAGAAGCGGATGCGCGAGATCCGCAAGCAGGGCACCACGATCTTCTTCGTGAGCCACTCGGCGGGGGCCGTGCGCAACCTCTGCGACCGGGTGCTCGTCATGGAGCAGGGCAAGCTCGGGTTCGACGGTGCGGTGGACGAGGGGATCCACTACCTGCACTACGACGAGCAGGACGACGACGACGAGGACGACGACATCTGA
- a CDS encoding mannose-1-phosphate guanylyltransferase has protein sequence MSDLQHFWAVVPAGGAGTRLWPLSRAASPKFLHDLTGVGRSLLQQTVDRLRPLAADRVVVVTGAAHRDAVVAQLPELDPSSVVAEPSPRDSMAAVGLAAALLERRDPDAVMGSFAADHVIADPLAFEDAVRRAVAAAEDDWLVTLGIAPTYAATGFGYIRLGEGLPGHEGVHVVGEFVEKPSADVATGYVASGDFRWNAGMFVCRPRVLLDLLAGEDPGFAAELREIAGDPESLAERWPRLPRIALDHAVAEPAAAAGRVAVVPADLGWDDIGDFDSLAGLLGGGAGSPTVLGDPGLVRALDASGLVVPGSGRLVSVVGLEDVVVVDTPDALLVTTRERAQHVKDVVVGLRDGGRGDLV, from the coding sequence ATGTCGGACCTCCAGCACTTCTGGGCCGTGGTGCCCGCCGGCGGTGCCGGCACCCGGCTCTGGCCGCTGTCCCGGGCCGCGTCGCCCAAGTTCCTGCACGACCTGACCGGCGTGGGGCGGTCCTTGTTGCAACAGACGGTCGACCGGCTGCGGCCGCTGGCCGCGGACCGGGTCGTGGTGGTCACGGGGGCCGCCCACCGCGACGCGGTGGTCGCCCAGCTCCCGGAGCTCGACCCCTCCTCGGTGGTCGCCGAGCCGTCGCCCCGCGACTCGATGGCAGCCGTGGGGCTGGCTGCCGCCCTGCTGGAGCGTCGCGACCCCGACGCCGTCATGGGGTCCTTCGCCGCCGACCACGTCATCGCCGACCCGCTGGCCTTCGAGGACGCCGTCCGCCGGGCCGTCGCGGCCGCCGAGGACGACTGGCTCGTCACGCTCGGCATCGCGCCGACGTACGCCGCGACGGGCTTCGGCTACATCCGGCTGGGCGAGGGCCTGCCGGGTCACGAGGGCGTGCACGTCGTCGGGGAGTTCGTCGAGAAGCCGTCGGCGGACGTGGCGACCGGCTACGTCGCCTCCGGCGACTTCCGCTGGAACGCCGGCATGTTCGTGTGTCGCCCCCGGGTGCTGCTGGACCTGCTCGCGGGTGAGGACCCGGGGTTCGCCGCAGAGCTCCGCGAGATCGCCGGCGATCCCGAGAGCCTGGCGGAGCGGTGGCCGCGGCTCCCGCGGATCGCGCTCGACCACGCCGTCGCCGAGCCCGCCGCGGCGGCCGGGCGGGTCGCCGTCGTCCCGGCCGACCTCGGGTGGGACGACATCGGTGACTTCGACTCCCTCGCGGGTCTGCTCGGCGGCGGGGCCGGGAGCCCGACCGTGCTCGGTGACCCCGGGCTGGTGCGGGCACTGGACGCCTCCGGCCTGGTGGTGCCGGGGTCGGGGCGCCTGGTGTCGGTGGTCGGGCTCGAGGACGTGGTGGTGGTCGACACCCCGGACGCGCTGCTGGTCACCACGCGCGAGCGGGCGCAGCACGTCAAGGACGTCGTCGTGGGACTGCGGGACGGGGGACGGGGCGACCTGGTGTAG
- a CDS encoding DUF3105 domain-containing protein: MAKPAKSERQAKIDAIRSKQQNAERRRGLMIVGVCAVVALLIVGAAAFQPIKNWWDTRQFRALELSEIGAPASSCQETETKEATGNAEHVDTSQQVEYDEAPPAFGPHWNEFGVAPAPFSKKFYTTGDRPELESLVHNLEHGYTVLWYDETIAEDGEAMDAIRGIADKFEGTDNLRSKFIAVPWTAEDGDSFPDGQHVAFSHWSVGGDGDPNSGQQGVWQYCSDPSGEALEAFMEEYPYTDSPEPNAM; the protein is encoded by the coding sequence GTGGCCAAGCCCGCCAAGTCCGAACGCCAGGCGAAGATCGACGCGATCCGGAGCAAGCAGCAGAACGCCGAGCGTCGGCGCGGCCTGATGATCGTCGGCGTCTGCGCCGTCGTCGCCCTGCTCATCGTCGGGGCCGCCGCCTTCCAGCCGATCAAGAACTGGTGGGACACACGGCAGTTCCGCGCCCTCGAGCTCTCCGAGATCGGTGCCCCCGCGTCCTCGTGCCAGGAGACGGAGACCAAGGAGGCCACCGGCAACGCCGAGCACGTCGACACCAGCCAGCAGGTCGAGTACGACGAGGCGCCCCCGGCCTTCGGCCCCCACTGGAACGAGTTCGGGGTGGCCCCCGCGCCGTTCTCCAAGAAGTTCTACACGACCGGCGACCGCCCGGAGCTCGAGTCGCTGGTCCACAACCTCGAGCACGGCTACACGGTCCTCTGGTACGACGAGACCATCGCCGAGGACGGCGAGGCCATGGACGCGATCCGGGGGATCGCCGACAAGTTCGAGGGCACCGACAACCTGCGCAGCAAGTTCATCGCCGTGCCCTGGACCGCCGAGGACGGCGACTCCTTCCCGGACGGCCAGCACGTGGCGTTCAGCCACTGGTCGGTCGGCGGTGACGGTGACCCCAACAGTGGGCAGCAGGGTGTCTGGCAGTACTGCTCCGACCCCAGCGGTGAGGCCCTCGAGGCCTTCATGGAGGAGTACCCCTACACCGACTCCCCCGAGCCGAACGCCATGTGA
- a CDS encoding TIGR03089 family protein has product MTTFATILAGLQRADPGRPLVTFYDHASGERTELSVTTYANWVAKTASLLAEEHDLERGQSLRLDLPCHWLGPVFLGAAWTVGLTVVWDEAADAFVCGPGGVDRWAPYADDAVVLASALHPLGRPFDAPLPAGVHDVGATVWSQPDAFAPLDPPGPDDAAVGTETHAAVWEAAAAGSLLADGGRLYSEANPASPSGLSSFTEPLVRGGSVVLVAHPDPDRVGATYASERATSRA; this is encoded by the coding sequence ATGACGACCTTCGCGACGATCCTGGCGGGGCTGCAGCGCGCCGACCCCGGCCGCCCGCTCGTGACCTTCTACGACCATGCCTCCGGGGAGCGCACCGAGCTGTCGGTGACCACCTACGCCAACTGGGTCGCCAAGACCGCGTCGCTGCTGGCCGAGGAGCACGACCTCGAGCGCGGGCAGTCGCTGCGCCTCGACCTCCCGTGCCACTGGCTGGGACCGGTGTTCCTCGGCGCGGCGTGGACCGTGGGGCTGACGGTGGTGTGGGACGAGGCGGCGGACGCCTTCGTGTGCGGCCCCGGGGGTGTGGACCGGTGGGCGCCGTACGCCGACGACGCCGTGGTCCTCGCCTCCGCGCTGCACCCGCTCGGCCGGCCCTTCGACGCGCCGCTCCCGGCGGGGGTCCACGACGTCGGTGCGACCGTGTGGAGCCAGCCCGACGCGTTCGCCCCGCTGGACCCGCCCGGCCCCGACGACGCCGCGGTGGGCACCGAGACCCACGCCGCGGTGTGGGAGGCGGCCGCCGCCGGGAGTCTCCTCGCCGACGGCGGCCGCCTCTACAGTGAGGCGAACCCGGCTTCCCCTTCCGGTCTCTCCTCGTTCACCGAGCCGCTCGTCCGCGGCGGCTCGGTGGTCCTGGTGGCCCACCCCGACCCGGACCGGGTCGGGGCGACGTACGCGTCCGAACGTGCGACGTCCCGGGCCTGA